Proteins encoded in a region of the Moritella marina ATCC 15381 genome:
- a CDS encoding DUF1107 family protein, whose product MRSFKQFNSLRIARYVKSFFRGTLYVTGLGLLEFQQGMLVMPSNAGNNVKMRISEVNREIKRFAV is encoded by the coding sequence ATGCGTAGTTTTAAACAGTTTAACTCGTTACGTATCGCAAGATATGTAAAAAGTTTTTTTCGTGGAACTCTGTATGTCACAGGTTTGGGATTATTAGAGTTTCAGCAAGGTATGTTAGTCATGCCGAGCAACGCAGGTAACAATGTTAAAATGCGTATCTCGGAAGTGAATCGTGAAATTAAACGATTTGCGGTTTAA